A single region of the Pontibacter kalidii genome encodes:
- a CDS encoding MaoC family dehydratase, which produces MSQLVISTLEELTRYEGTEMGVSDYHTITQEQINKFADATLDHQWIHLDAERAKQETPFGATIAHGYLTVSLLPYLWSQITSIRNLKMQVNYEIETLRFNQAVTVNSRVRLRAKLLSVKNLRGIAKARLEVTLEIENSKKPAFTGIITFLYHFNE; this is translated from the coding sequence ATGAGCCAGTTAGTAATTAGCACCCTTGAAGAACTTACCAGGTATGAAGGCACCGAAATGGGGGTTTCGGATTACCATACCATCACGCAGGAGCAGATAAACAAGTTTGCCGATGCTACCCTGGACCACCAATGGATACACCTGGACGCGGAACGCGCCAAGCAGGAAACACCCTTTGGGGCCACCATCGCTCATGGCTACCTCACCGTATCGCTGCTGCCCTACCTGTGGTCGCAGATCACCTCCATCCGGAACCTGAAGATGCAGGTGAACTATGAGATCGAGACTCTCCGCTTTAACCAGGCCGTAACCGTGAACAGCCGCGTGCGCCTGCGTGCCAAACTGCTGTCGGTAAAGAACCTGCGCGGCATTGCCAAGGCCCGCCTCGAGGTAACGCTGGAGATCGAGAACAGCAAAAAGCCGGCTTTCACAGGCATCATCACGTTCCTGTACCACTTTAACGAATAA